One window of the Litorilinea aerophila genome contains the following:
- a CDS encoding c-type cytochrome, translated as MNRRWLLVATLAGLMLLGGCMGISPMGPAGAEHGPMMGNGGMMGGGMMNPQAPTGGSDAHTEGDEHAQTSPEGLSAAHNVPPEAAAVENPIPASQESVAMGARLYAQNCQACHGPQGKGDGPAGMALNPRPADLTAEHVQANTDGALFYIITHGVPGTAMPGWSQLSEEDRWHLVNYLRSLASH; from the coding sequence ATGAACAGAAGATGGCTGCTTGTTGCCACGCTGGCGGGCCTGATGCTCTTGGGCGGCTGCATGGGCATCTCGCCCATGGGGCCGGCTGGAGCGGAGCACGGCCCCATGATGGGGAATGGGGGGATGATGGGCGGGGGCATGATGAATCCACAGGCCCCGACCGGAGGGAGCGACGCCCATACAGAAGGGGACGAACATGCCCAGACCAGCCCTGAGGGCCTCAGCGCCGCCCACAACGTTCCTCCCGAGGCCGCCGCGGTGGAGAACCCCATCCCGGCCAGCCAGGAGTCGGTAGCCATGGGCGCCCGCCTCTACGCCCAAAATTGCCAGGCGTGCCATGGCCCCCAGGGCAAAGGCGATGGTCCGGCCGGCATGGCCCTCAATCCCCGGCCGGCGGACCTGACCGCGGAGCACGTCCAGGCCAATACCGACGGCGCGCTCTTCTACATCATCACCCACGGCGTACCAGGGACGGCCATGCCCGGCTGGTCCCAGCTCTCTGAGGAGGATCGCTGGCACCTGGTCAACTACCTGCGCAGCCTGGCGTCCCACTAG
- a CDS encoding c-type cytochrome, with protein MEIQLRQVMGIPWQTSAGRLLPVWMAVGLAAVLLSACGGQTPRQASADATAPDGEALYLEYCASCHGERGEGQPNWREPNAQGVYPAPPHDSSGHTWHHPDELLLQIIAQGGGMPNSAMPAFGDRLSRAEMEAILEHIKGFWGPQERAFQQEVTRQQGG; from the coding sequence ATGGAAATTCAGTTGCGCCAAGTGATGGGGATACCGTGGCAGACTTCGGCCGGCCGCCTGCTGCCGGTATGGATGGCCGTGGGGCTGGCGGCGGTGTTGTTGAGCGCCTGTGGGGGCCAGACGCCTCGCCAGGCTTCTGCCGATGCCACGGCCCCAGACGGCGAGGCCCTCTACCTGGAGTACTGTGCATCCTGCCATGGGGAACGGGGCGAAGGGCAGCCCAACTGGCGGGAACCCAACGCCCAGGGCGTCTACCCGGCGCCACCCCACGACAGCAGCGGCCACACCTGGCACCACCCGGACGAGCTGCTGCTCCAGATCATCGCCCAGGGCGGCGGCATGCCCAACAGCGCCATGCCCGCCTTCGGCGACCGGCTAAGCCGGGCTGAAATGGAAGCCATTTTAGAGCACATCAAGGGCTTTTGGGGCCCCCAGGAGCGGGCCTTCCAACAGGAGGTCACCCGACAGCAAGGCGGGTAA
- a CDS encoding ATP-binding protein, with product MFRNRWSSRLPTSWGSLLLVVSGIALVTVLHYATTPGLRELHAVYRYFYFLPIVYAALRFGFWGGVYTALAASLFFAPHIFFKWGDFPEDSLNDLLVVVVFCAVAAITGITVERLHRSQQQEQATARRLAATLQRLEAQGEELRRAEHLSALGTLAGGLAHEIRNPLGIIRATAQLLAMECGPEAAESLAIIQKEADRIERFIQELLNYAGESRLQRAPTPVAALLERVAGRLRPLLERYAIACRIHVAAGVSTAWLDGEQMEQALMNLCVNAIQALDGPGEIQLRASLEGEAWLALEVIDNGPGIAPPDRVRIFDPFYTTKDTGTGLGLSVVQRIVANHGGRITVDSTPGQGTTFTLLLPLDPGRTHSTSSKSRQKFADGFHQR from the coding sequence ATGTTCAGGAATCGCTGGTCCAGTCGCCTGCCGACGTCCTGGGGGAGCCTCCTGCTGGTGGTGTCGGGCATTGCGCTGGTCACCGTGCTCCATTACGCCACCACCCCAGGGCTGCGGGAACTACACGCGGTCTACCGCTATTTTTACTTTCTGCCCATTGTCTATGCCGCCCTGCGCTTTGGCTTCTGGGGTGGCGTGTACACCGCGCTGGCGGCCAGCCTCTTTTTTGCGCCCCACATTTTCTTCAAATGGGGGGATTTCCCCGAGGACAGCCTCAATGACCTGCTGGTGGTGGTGGTCTTTTGTGCCGTTGCGGCCATCACCGGCATCACCGTGGAGCGGCTGCACCGGAGCCAGCAGCAGGAACAGGCCACAGCCCGGCGCCTGGCCGCCACCCTCCAGCGCCTGGAGGCCCAGGGCGAGGAACTCCGGCGGGCCGAGCACCTGAGCGCGCTGGGGACCCTGGCTGGCGGGCTGGCCCACGAGATCCGCAATCCCCTGGGCATCATCCGGGCCACCGCCCAACTGCTGGCCATGGAATGCGGACCAGAGGCAGCCGAGTCTCTGGCCATTATCCAAAAGGAGGCCGACCGCATCGAGCGCTTTATCCAGGAGCTGCTCAACTATGCCGGGGAAAGTCGCCTGCAGCGAGCGCCTACCCCTGTGGCTGCTCTGCTGGAACGGGTGGCTGGCCGGCTGCGCCCCTTGCTGGAGCGCTATGCCATCGCCTGTCGCATCCACGTGGCGGCCGGGGTGTCCACAGCGTGGCTGGATGGGGAACAGATGGAGCAGGCGCTGATGAATTTGTGCGTCAATGCCATCCAGGCCCTGGACGGCCCCGGCGAGATTCAGCTGCGCGCCTCCCTCGAGGGCGAGGCGTGGCTGGCCCTCGAGGTGATCGACAACGGCCCGGGCATCGCCCCGCCCGACCGGGTCCGTATCTTCGACCCCTTCTACACCACCAAGGACACGGGTACCGGCCTGGGGCTGAGCGTCGTCCAGCGCATTGTGGCCAACCACGGCGGCCGCATCACCGTGGATTCCACGCCCGGCCAGGGGACCACCTTTACCCTCTTGCTACCCCTGGACCCGGGGAGAACCCATTCCACATCCAGTAAATCCCGGCAGAAATTCGCCGATGGTTTCCACCAGAGGTAG